The sequence below is a genomic window from Streptococcus oralis.
CGTTCTGAGTGACGTCCATCGGGCGCAATCCAAAGACTTCTCCTCTTCTCAATCCAAAAATGGTCAGATAGGTAAGAGCGTAGAATTGTTTTGGCATAATCTCTTCTGCCTTTGCTATCCAAGTCTTGAACTCTTTGAGAGTCACTTTCTTGTTAGCTGCAGGGATATCACTCTGGCCGATGAAAACACCTTTCAAGCGATTTGAGAGCAGATTACCATTTTTCACGGCATCATTCAGCACTGCCATGAAGCTGGAATTGAGGGTTTGAACAGTGTATCTTGTATGGTTTTGCAACTTGTCAGCGATAAAGAGTTCATACTCATTTCTATCCAGGTTTTTAAGCAGAACAGAACCAAACTTTGGTTTAATATGGTTTTTATAGAGGTTGTCATTAAGGTAGTAGGAAGTGTCATTCCAGCGCCCTGTTGACAATCTCTTTTCAGAATAGATATCCCAATACTGATCGAGAGTCAGATTAGTATTGATACCTAATTCTTGTTCTTGGATTTGTTGCTCAAGCTCTACCAAGGCTGCACGAGCTTGTGGAAGGGTTGTGAGACCACTTTTACTTTTTTCTCTTTTTTTACCTCGGAAGAAAAAAGAACGTCTGACATAGTAACGCTTTCCTTTGGCAGTCTCATAGTAATAGATATTTGGGTATTTTGTTTTATTATATTTCATTGTATTCTCCTTGTTTATCGGCTTCTGGACAAGGTCTAAACATTGAGAATATTGACATCACCCCTTTCATGGTGTAAAATAGGGTATAGAAAAGAGGCCTTTTTAATGGCTGATTTTTTATAAGGGTGAGCTTCACAATCAAACTTTGGCGAGGGCGATTGTGGGGCTTTTTGCTATTTTATGTTGAATATTTTCATTTTACCCTTATGCTCACTAGCTATTTGAGTTTTATCTTTATCAGATACATAGACGAGTAGCTCAGGAATGTCTTTTTGTGCATCAATTTTATAATCTTTTTCTTCGGCCCATTTTTCAAAAAGAGTGTTTTTAGCCTTCAGAAATTCATTTGTGATATAAACTTTTCGACTAATACTTTCATATTTCCAACCTTCCCCAAGTCTTACAGAAACAAATTTATCATCTCCGCCTGGGATAAAGTCAACTTTTTTTCCGTTGTCAAAAATTTGAGCATTATCCTTAAAGTATAACGCAAAATCCTCACCTAAACTTTTTGTCATTTTAAACTGATTATTTTTAGAAGATTGTTGCTTCGTAAGGGCATTCACTCCACCAATTGCTAAGATAATGACCAATATCCCAAACCAAAATTTTTTGTAAAAAGGTTTATAATCTTTTTCTTTTTTCATAACATCTCCTTAAATTATATTTGCTAAATTATAATATTCCTCTTTTACCATGATTTCATTTGTCACGGTTTTTAGATCGTAGTAGGACATGAATTTGAGGTAATCAAACTCTTTAGGGTCGTCTAAGCTTTCTATCGCGTCTTTTACGAGATGATGAATCATATTTCTATCAGCTTCGTTTTCACAGCGCAGGCGAGCGTTCTGGTACTCTGAGCGTGTATGGTCCTTGTGTCCTAGTTCATGAAGTAGGACCTTAACCCTCTCTTTTTTACTAAGTTTACTTGATAAGAAAGCCGTATTGGTTTCTTTTTCGTAAAATCCAAGTTCATCAGGCATCAAATCTCCATCAAAATCGAAAATACGAATCTGAAAATGACTTATAATTTCTTTTTCGGTCACTAAGCAGTACCTCTAATCACCAGCTTCTTTGAGATAACCTTCAATGATAGACTGGATGATTTTCTTCTTTTCGTCTGTTAATTCTCGACCGCCAAACATCATGACATTAGATGCCATTTCTTCAACGTTTAGAGTCTTACCTTCCCATTTGTAGTCATGACTACCAGCGATTGCTGGGTTATCCGTGCGACCAAGTAAATAATCTGTGGACACGTTGAAGTAGTCAGCAATCATTGAAACTCGTTCAACATTTGGTGTGGATTTCTTCATGTTATAAATTGTATTTCTGCTAAAACCTAGTTTTTCTTCAAGTTTATTTAATGAAATACCTTGTTTGTCAGCCAATTCTTTTATTTTTTCAAATGTGAAAAACATTGATACATCAACCTTTCTAAGGCATGACAAAAAATATTCAATAAATTTACTACAAAACCGTTGACAAATGTTAGTAAATTTACTACAATAGTTTTTGTAAGCTAAAGAGTTAGCGAACAAGACAACTAAAAAATAAAGCCTAATGAAACTGATTGGCGTCCGTTTTCTAGGTAGAACCTTACTTTTTAGTAGGTCTTTTCTCTATGTTTTGATTTTAATAAATTTATTTATCAATGTCAAGAAATTCGCTAACTTTTTAGATAATTTTTTAAAAGGAGGTCAGGGATGAACGAAGAAGACCTGAA
It includes:
- a CDS encoding tyrosine-type recombinase/integrase; its protein translation is MKYNKTKYPNIYYYETAKGKRYYVRRSFFFRGKKREKSKSGLTTLPQARAALVELEQQIQEQELGINTNLTLDQYWDIYSEKRLSTGRWNDTSYYLNDNLYKNHIKPKFGSVLLKNLDRNEYELFIADKLQNHTRYTVQTLNSSFMAVLNDAVKNGNLLSNRLKGVFIGQSDIPAANKKVTLKEFKTWIAKAEEIMPKQFYALTYLTIFGLRRGEVFGLRPMDVTQNDNGRAILHLRDSRSNQTLKGKGGLKTKDSERYICLDDIGTDLIYYLIAEASKIKRKLGIIKEQHKDYITINEKGGLINPNQLNRNFNLVNEAIGLHVTPHMMRHFFTTQSIIAGVPFEQLSQALGHTKVYMTDRYNQVEDELAEATTDLFLSHIR
- a CDS encoding ImmA/IrrE family metallo-endopeptidase, whose product is MTEKEIISHFQIRIFDFDGDLMPDELGFYEKETNTAFLSSKLSKKERVKVLLHELGHKDHTRSEYQNARLRCENEADRNMIHHLVKDAIESLDDPKEFDYLKFMSYYDLKTVTNEIMVKEEYYNLANII
- a CDS encoding helix-turn-helix domain-containing protein, giving the protein MFFTFEKIKELADKQGISLNKLEEKLGFSRNTIYNMKKSTPNVERVSMIADYFNVSTDYLLGRTDNPAIAGSHDYKWEGKTLNVEEMASNVMMFGGRELTDEKKKIIQSIIEGYLKEAGD